A stretch of the Papaver somniferum cultivar HN1 chromosome 6, ASM357369v1, whole genome shotgun sequence genome encodes the following:
- the LOC113289718 gene encoding beta-taxilin-like isoform X2: MEKSQANQLPEVDSLPDGFFESSNEQEQQQPRTTHNFEHEESPPSPPSPQSPPDYKDTILELDQCSDAVLDTSDTSTVTDSRNDVKVEKLRTFPVALSEKDGEDSIVNRSFVENTECGSIGFTSDSGNGHQYQHFEGSSENSLKATAEGSELSAAETAESLKNKKLETSDVKRKSVKRGFKTEREFLEFTLQYQQVIAERDAAISVRDKLESLCRELQRQNKLLMDECKRVSTEGQNMRSELSTKFHHAIKDVSSKLKGQKDECLLQLKENEMLRNKLKHLCDQYTVSEQQFTHKIKQKSLELQIADLKIQQHEEKSNQEKTQMKLYAEQLSQLLATEKNLRLQLSADGEKFQNFQDALLKSNEVFETFKQEIEKMGKSIKELKKENIFLKSKCEKTDVTLRELVGEREHMKKQLEKLKNQKEKLESLCRSLQAQRKQSLAESSSCCDAVSVASSMEGET; encoded by the exons ATGGAGAAGTCACAGGCAAATCAATTACCTGAAGTAGATTCATTACCAGATGGATTTTTTGAGAGTTCTAacgaacaagaacaacaacaacctagAACAACTCATaattttgaacatgaagaatcaCCGCCTTCACCACCATCGCCACAATCACCTCCTGATTATAAAGATACGATATTAGAACTTGATCAATGTAGTGATGCTGTACTTGATACCTCGGATACTTCTACTGTTACAGACAGCAGAAATGATGTCAAGGTAGAGAAACTGAGAACATTTCCTGTGGCATTATCGGAGAAGGATGGTGAAGATTCAATAGTAAATAGGAGTTTTGTGGAGAATACGGAATGTGGGTCGATTGGGTTTACATCTGATTCGGGGAATGGGCATCAATACCAGCATTTTGAAGGGAGTTCTGAAAATTCCCTGAAAG CAACTGCAGAGGGTTCAGAGTTGAGTGCAGCAGAAACTGCAGAATCTTTGAAGAACAAAAAGCTA GAAACCTCTGATGTGAAGCGTAAAAGTGTAAAACGCGGGTTCAAGACAGAAAGGGAGTTTCTAGAGTTCACTTTACAATATCAACAAGTTATTGCCGAGAGGGATGCAG CTATTTCTGTTCGAGACAAGCTTGAGTCATTATGTAGGGAGTTGCAGCGTCAAAATAAACTGCTGATG GATGAATGCAAGAGAGTGTCAACAGAGGGCCAAAATATGAGATCAGAACTATCTACCAAGTTCCATCATGCAATTAAG GATGTAAGCAGTAAACTCAAAGGGCAGAAAGATGAATGTCTCTTGCAACTCAAGGAGAATGAGAT GCTGAGAAACAAGTTGAAGCATCTCTGTGATCAATATACAGTTTCGGAACAGCAGTTCACCCATAAG ATAAAGCAGAAATCACTAGAACTCCAGATTGCGGATCTTAAAATTCAGCAGCATGAAGAGAAGTCGAATCAGGAAAAAACCCAGATGAAGTTGTATGCCGAGCAATTGTCGCAGCTATTGGCTACAGAAAAGAATCTTCGTTTACAATTATCAGCTGATGGAGAAAAGTTTCAAAATTTTCAG GATGCCTTGCTAAAAAGTAACGAGGTATTTGAAACTTTTAAGCAAGAGATTGAGAAG ATGGGGAAATCAATAAAAGAACTCAAGAAGGAAAACATTTTCTTGAAAAGCAAATGCGAGAAGACAGATGTCACTCTCAGAGAACTTGTTGGAGAG AGAGAACATATGAAGAAGCAACTGGAGAAACTGAAGAACCAAAAGGAAAAGCTCGAGTCCTTGTG
- the LOC113289718 gene encoding alpha-taxilin-like isoform X1, protein MEKSQANQLPEVDSLPDGFFESSNEQEQQQPRTTHNFEHEESPPSPPSPQSPPDYKDTILELDQCSDAVLDTSDTSTVTDSRNDVKVEKLRTFPVALSEKDGEDSIVNRSFVENTECGSIGFTSDSGNGHQYQHFEGSSENSLKERKRPLLTLDLHLITSFSPTPSIHLPPAFKISSRLGFRRSSSALIFLHLSATAEGSELSAAETAESLKNKKLETSDVKRKSVKRGFKTEREFLEFTLQYQQVIAERDAAISVRDKLESLCRELQRQNKLLMDECKRVSTEGQNMRSELSTKFHHAIKDVSSKLKGQKDECLLQLKENEMLRNKLKHLCDQYTVSEQQFTHKIKQKSLELQIADLKIQQHEEKSNQEKTQMKLYAEQLSQLLATEKNLRLQLSADGEKFQNFQDALLKSNEVFETFKQEIEKMGKSIKELKKENIFLKSKCEKTDVTLRELVGEREHMKKQLEKLKNQKEKLESLCRSLQAQRKQSLAESSSCCDAVSVASSMEGET, encoded by the exons ATGGAGAAGTCACAGGCAAATCAATTACCTGAAGTAGATTCATTACCAGATGGATTTTTTGAGAGTTCTAacgaacaagaacaacaacaacctagAACAACTCATaattttgaacatgaagaatcaCCGCCTTCACCACCATCGCCACAATCACCTCCTGATTATAAAGATACGATATTAGAACTTGATCAATGTAGTGATGCTGTACTTGATACCTCGGATACTTCTACTGTTACAGACAGCAGAAATGATGTCAAGGTAGAGAAACTGAGAACATTTCCTGTGGCATTATCGGAGAAGGATGGTGAAGATTCAATAGTAAATAGGAGTTTTGTGGAGAATACGGAATGTGGGTCGATTGGGTTTACATCTGATTCGGGGAATGGGCATCAATACCAGCATTTTGAAGGGAGTTCTGAAAATTCCCTGAAAG AAAGGAAAAGACCCCTCCTCACACTTGATTTACACTTGATCACCTCCTTCTCTCCGACTCCCTCTATCCATCTCCCTCCCGCCTTCAAGATTTCCTCGCGCTTAGGCTTTCGACGATCTTCTTCTGCTCTGATATTTCTTCATCTCTCTG CAACTGCAGAGGGTTCAGAGTTGAGTGCAGCAGAAACTGCAGAATCTTTGAAGAACAAAAAGCTA GAAACCTCTGATGTGAAGCGTAAAAGTGTAAAACGCGGGTTCAAGACAGAAAGGGAGTTTCTAGAGTTCACTTTACAATATCAACAAGTTATTGCCGAGAGGGATGCAG CTATTTCTGTTCGAGACAAGCTTGAGTCATTATGTAGGGAGTTGCAGCGTCAAAATAAACTGCTGATG GATGAATGCAAGAGAGTGTCAACAGAGGGCCAAAATATGAGATCAGAACTATCTACCAAGTTCCATCATGCAATTAAG GATGTAAGCAGTAAACTCAAAGGGCAGAAAGATGAATGTCTCTTGCAACTCAAGGAGAATGAGAT GCTGAGAAACAAGTTGAAGCATCTCTGTGATCAATATACAGTTTCGGAACAGCAGTTCACCCATAAG ATAAAGCAGAAATCACTAGAACTCCAGATTGCGGATCTTAAAATTCAGCAGCATGAAGAGAAGTCGAATCAGGAAAAAACCCAGATGAAGTTGTATGCCGAGCAATTGTCGCAGCTATTGGCTACAGAAAAGAATCTTCGTTTACAATTATCAGCTGATGGAGAAAAGTTTCAAAATTTTCAG GATGCCTTGCTAAAAAGTAACGAGGTATTTGAAACTTTTAAGCAAGAGATTGAGAAG ATGGGGAAATCAATAAAAGAACTCAAGAAGGAAAACATTTTCTTGAAAAGCAAATGCGAGAAGACAGATGTCACTCTCAGAGAACTTGTTGGAGAG AGAGAACATATGAAGAAGCAACTGGAGAAACTGAAGAACCAAAAGGAAAAGCTCGAGTCCTTGTG
- the LOC113289718 gene encoding alpha-taxilin-like isoform X4, producing the protein MEKSQANQLPEVDSLPDGFFESSNEQEQQQPRTTHNFEHEESPPSPPSPQSPPDYKDTILELDQCSDAVLDTSDTSTVTDSRNDVKVEKLRTFPVALSEKDGEDSIVNRSFVENTECGSIGFTSDSGNGHQYQHFEGSSENSLKEGSELSAAETAESLKNKKLETSDVKRKSVKRGFKTEREFLEFTLQYQQVIAERDAAISVRDKLESLCRELQRQNKLLMDECKRVSTEGQNMRSELSTKFHHAIKDVSSKLKGQKDECLLQLKENEMLRNKLKHLCDQYTVSEQQFTHKIKQKSLELQIADLKIQQHEEKSNQEKTQMKLYAEQLSQLLATEKNLRLQLSADGEKFQNFQDALLKSNEVFETFKQEIEKMGKSIKELKKENIFLKSKCEKTDVTLRELVGEREHMKKQLEKLKNQKEKLESLCRSLQAQRKQSLAESSSCCDAVSVASSMEGET; encoded by the exons ATGGAGAAGTCACAGGCAAATCAATTACCTGAAGTAGATTCATTACCAGATGGATTTTTTGAGAGTTCTAacgaacaagaacaacaacaacctagAACAACTCATaattttgaacatgaagaatcaCCGCCTTCACCACCATCGCCACAATCACCTCCTGATTATAAAGATACGATATTAGAACTTGATCAATGTAGTGATGCTGTACTTGATACCTCGGATACTTCTACTGTTACAGACAGCAGAAATGATGTCAAGGTAGAGAAACTGAGAACATTTCCTGTGGCATTATCGGAGAAGGATGGTGAAGATTCAATAGTAAATAGGAGTTTTGTGGAGAATACGGAATGTGGGTCGATTGGGTTTACATCTGATTCGGGGAATGGGCATCAATACCAGCATTTTGAAGGGAGTTCTGAAAATTCCCTGAAAG AGGGTTCAGAGTTGAGTGCAGCAGAAACTGCAGAATCTTTGAAGAACAAAAAGCTA GAAACCTCTGATGTGAAGCGTAAAAGTGTAAAACGCGGGTTCAAGACAGAAAGGGAGTTTCTAGAGTTCACTTTACAATATCAACAAGTTATTGCCGAGAGGGATGCAG CTATTTCTGTTCGAGACAAGCTTGAGTCATTATGTAGGGAGTTGCAGCGTCAAAATAAACTGCTGATG GATGAATGCAAGAGAGTGTCAACAGAGGGCCAAAATATGAGATCAGAACTATCTACCAAGTTCCATCATGCAATTAAG GATGTAAGCAGTAAACTCAAAGGGCAGAAAGATGAATGTCTCTTGCAACTCAAGGAGAATGAGAT GCTGAGAAACAAGTTGAAGCATCTCTGTGATCAATATACAGTTTCGGAACAGCAGTTCACCCATAAG ATAAAGCAGAAATCACTAGAACTCCAGATTGCGGATCTTAAAATTCAGCAGCATGAAGAGAAGTCGAATCAGGAAAAAACCCAGATGAAGTTGTATGCCGAGCAATTGTCGCAGCTATTGGCTACAGAAAAGAATCTTCGTTTACAATTATCAGCTGATGGAGAAAAGTTTCAAAATTTTCAG GATGCCTTGCTAAAAAGTAACGAGGTATTTGAAACTTTTAAGCAAGAGATTGAGAAG ATGGGGAAATCAATAAAAGAACTCAAGAAGGAAAACATTTTCTTGAAAAGCAAATGCGAGAAGACAGATGTCACTCTCAGAGAACTTGTTGGAGAG AGAGAACATATGAAGAAGCAACTGGAGAAACTGAAGAACCAAAAGGAAAAGCTCGAGTCCTTGTG
- the LOC113289718 gene encoding alpha-taxilin-like isoform X3 produces MENSQANQLPEVDSLPDGFVESSNEQEQQQPRTTHNFEHEESPPSPPSPRSPPDYKDTILELDQCSDVVLDTSDTSTVTDSRNDVKIEKLRTFLVALSEKDGEDSIVNRSFVENTSIGFTSDSGNGHQYQHFEGSSQNPVKPTAEGSELSAAETAESLKNKKLETSDVKRKSVKRGFKTEREFLEFTLQYQQVIAERDAAISVRDKLESLCRELQRQNKLLMDECKRVSTEGQNMRSELSTKFHHAIKDVSSKLKGQKDECLLQLKENEMLRNKLKHLCDQYTVSEQQFTHKIKQKSLELQIADLKIQQHEEKSNQEKTQMKLYAEQLSQLLATEKNLRLQLSADGEKFQNFQDALLKSNEVFETFKQEIEKMGKSIKELKKENIFLKSKCEKTDVTLRELVGEREHMKKQLEKLKNQKEKLESLCRSLQAQRKQSLAESSSCCDAVSVASSMEGET; encoded by the exons ATGGAGAACTCACAGGCAAATCAATTACCTGAAGTAGATTCATTACCAGATGGATTTGTTGAGAGTTCtaatgaacaagaacaacaacaacctagAACAACTCATaattttgaacatgaagaatcaCCGCCTTCACCACCATCGCCACGATCACCTCCTGATTATAAAGATACGATATTAGAACTCGATCAATGTAGTGATGTTGTACTTGATACCTCGGATACTTCTACGGTTACAGACAGTAGAAATGATGTTAAGATAGAGAAACTGAGAACATTTCTTGTGGCATTATCAGAGAAGGATGGTGAAGATTCAATAGTAAATAGGAGTTTTGTGGAGAATACGTCGATTGGGTTTACCTCTGATTCGGGGAATGGGCATCAATACCAGCATTTTGAAGGGAGTTCTCAAAATCCGGTGAAAC CAACTGCAGAGGGTTCAGAGTTGAGTGCAGCAGAAACTGCAGAATCTTTGAAGAACAAAAAGCTA GAAACCTCTGATGTGAAGCGTAAAAGTGTAAAACGCGGGTTCAAGACAGAAAGGGAGTTTCTAGAGTTCACTTTACAATATCAACAAGTTATTGCCGAGAGGGATGCAG CTATTTCTGTTCGAGACAAGCTTGAGTCATTATGTAGGGAGTTGCAGCGTCAAAATAAACTGCTGATG GATGAATGCAAGAGAGTGTCAACAGAGGGCCAAAATATGAGATCAGAACTATCTACCAAGTTCCATCATGCAATTAAG GATGTAAGCAGTAAACTCAAAGGGCAGAAAGATGAATGTCTCTTGCAACTCAAGGAGAATGAGAT GCTGAGAAACAAGTTGAAGCATCTCTGTGATCAATATACAGTTTCGGAACAGCAGTTCACCCATAAG ATAAAGCAGAAATCACTAGAACTCCAGATTGCGGATCTTAAAATTCAGCAGCATGAAGAGAAGTCGAATCAGGAAAAAACCCAGATGAAGTTGTATGCCGAGCAATTGTCGCAGCTATTGGCTACAGAAAAGAATCTTCGTTTACAATTATCAGCTGATGGAGAAAAGTTTCAAAATTTTCAG GATGCCTTGCTAAAAAGTAACGAGGTATTTGAAACTTTTAAGCAAGAGATTGAGAAG ATGGGGAAATCAATAAAAGAACTCAAGAAGGAAAACATTTTCTTGAAAAGCAAATGCGAGAAGACAGATGTCACTCTCAGAGAACTTGTTGGAGAG AGAGAACATATGAAGAAGCAACTGGAGAAACTGAAGAACCAAAAGGAAAAGCTCGAGTCCTTGTG